From the genome of Cyanobacterium sp. T60_A2020_053:
AAAAAAAAGCCCCTCTCCTGTGGGAGAGGGGTTGGGGTGAGGGCTACTTCTTCTTTCCTCTACCACCTAAAAACCCTAAACCCCCAATCGTAATTAAACCGAGGAGGGCGCTGGGTTCAGGTACTTCTAAAGCCACATTATCCACAGAAATATTGTAGAAGAAATGATCATCTCCACCGCCACCGGTAAGGAAATCAGTTCCTTTCAAACCAGTAATAAAATCGCCTCCCGTTGTACCTGTGATGGTGTCACGACCTCCAGTACCATTAATAATGTTTTTCTGACCGACGGGCATCACTTCGCCAAAATTATGATTAATTAAGGTTGTACCCGGATTAATAGTTAAACCTGTTAATTGATCTGTTTGGTCACTGTTAGGAACTATATCTTGAGGAGAAGATAAACCTGTACTATCAAAACCATCATTATAGCCCACTGGTTGATTCCGTTGAACTACTTTGTAGGTATCAGGGAATAAGTTATCAAATACATACGCTCCATTTTGATCCGCAATGCGAGTAACCAAATATTGATCATTGCTATCATATAAATCAATAAAGATTGTTTGATTACTCGAAGTGATTAAAGTATCTGTGCCATTGTCATAGACATTATTGGCATTTTTGTCTTCAAAGACTAAACCGCTAATACGACCTAACTCAACATCAAGGAAATTTTGACCAGTAACATTTTGACCAGCGCCCACCGCCACAGCAATGAGATTATCATTAGCACCTTGAACATCAGCGACATTCCCAAAATTTGGTAAGTTAGTTTGACGCACAGTGTAATTACCAGCATTCAACCCAGTAAAGCTATAAGCACCATTAACAGTTGTGGTAGAACTGATAACATTTGTACCAGAGAGAAGCTGTACTGTTACGGCATTTAATGGTGTTTCGTTTTGTCCATCGAGGGTTTGATCATAAGTGGTATCACTAAAGACATTACCAGCGATACTACCTAAAACAGATTCATCTAAGAAATTATTACCAGTGGAAGAACCGCCAGTTAAAGTAACAGTAATTGTATTAAATTCAGGATTAGTGGTGTCACTCTCACTATCCGTAACACTGTTATAACCAACTAAATCACTTTGAGTAATAGTGTAAGTACCTTGAGCTAAGTTAGTGAAACTATAATCACCATTAGCATCAGTTTGAGCGGTAAAAGTATTTGTACCATCAGAAAGAGTGATAGTTACACCAGCAATGGGAGTATCACCACCATCAAAAGCGTTATCAGTGGCACCAAAAGTATCATCAAAGACAGAACCAAAAATACTGCTCAAAGGCACAGTATCAAGGAAATCTCGACCAGTGACATCTTGATCGGGCGCTACACTGACATTGATTAAATTAGCATTACCTCCATCAATATCAGTCACATCAGTATAACCACTTAAATTGGTCTGTCTGACAGTATAGCTACCCGGGTCTAAATCGATAAAACTATAATTACCGCTACCATCAGTAGTAGTAGAAGCAATCACTGTAGTACCAGATAACAACTCAATTTTTACACCACTGAGTGAAACATCACTACCATCAAAAGCCCCCAATGTACCCTTATCGTCAAAAACAGTACCACTAATACTGCCATACTTAATAACATCTAAGAAATTATTACCATTGGATACTTGACCAGATAACAATGCAACCGCAATATTATTAGGATCACCGCCATCAAGGTCTTTCACATCATCATAGTCAGGGAGATTAACTTCTCGAACTGTATAATTACCCGGATTCAAATTATTGAAACTATAACCACCAAAAGAATTAGTTAAAGTTTGAGCGATTACCGTTGTTCCCGATAGAAGTTGAACAGTAACACTTTGTAAAGCAATATCACCGACGGTAATTTCACCATCACGATTAGTGTCGGTATAAACATTACCATTAATAGAACCAAGACGAAGATCAAGGAAATTTTGACCAGTAAGATTATCTCCACCAGCTAAAGTAACATCAATTTTACTTTTACCATTTCCATTCCCATCAATATCTGTAACATCACGATAAACGCTAGTTAAATTAGTTTGGACAATACTATAGTTACCAGCATTCAAATTAGTGAAAGAATAATTACCACCAACATCACTTCTAGTTGTAGCTACTACAGTAGTACCATTGAGTAATGCAACCAAAGAATTTCTGATGGCTACATCATCTCCACTAAAGCCGTCTCCAGTGCGATCTTCTAATACGGTACCGCTAATGGTCGCTGTCTGTAGGTCTTCTAAGAAATCTTGACCTGTTACATCCACACCACCGCTTACGGTTACTGCAATGATATTATCTGTACCACCATCGACATCGGTTACACTATCAAAACCTGCTGGTTGAGTTTGACGAATGGTGTAATTACCATTTTCAATTCCCTCAAAACTATAGTTACCGTTACCATCGGTGACATCCGTGGCAATTACTGTTGTACCATCCAGCAATTCTACCGTTACACCACTGATAGGAGTATCTCCACCATCAATCATACCGTCATCATTGGCATCTTCTAATACTGTTCCGCTAATGGTCGCTGTCTGTAGGTCTTCTAAGAAATCTTGACCCGTTACATCATTGCCACCACTGACAGTTACCGCAATTAAGTTGTCATTATTGCCGTCAATTTCTTTAACACTGTCAAAGTTTGCTGGTTGGGTTTGACGAATGGTATAGTTGCCATTTTCAATTCCTTCAAAGCTATAGTCTCCATCACCATCGGTAGTCGCAGTAGCAATTACGTTTGTGCCATTTAATAATTCAAGAGTGACACCACTAATGGGGGTATCTCCACTATCAAATTCATTGTCACCATTCGCATCATTCAATATTGTACCACTGATAATACCTTTTCTTTCGTCAACAAAGTTATTACCACTTGATGTTTGACCAGTGCTAATAGTTACATTAATTAGACTATCGTTAGGTGCCTGAGTATCACTCACATCAAAGTAGGTGTTATTTAAGTTTACCTGTTCTACTGTGTAACTACCATTGATGACATCATTAAAGGTGTAGTTACCATTCGCATCAGTGGTGGTAGTCGCCACTACTGTGGTGCCTTGTTTTAAGTTAACTGTTACTCCACTTAGGTTTACATCCCCACTATCGTTACCATCAATATCTTCTTTGACGTTTCCGCTGATAATACCTTTTCTTTCATCTACAAAGTTATTACCACTGGATGTTTGACCACTGCTAATAGTTACATTAATTAGACTATCGTTAGGTGCCTGAGTATCACTCACATCAAAGTAGGTGTTATTTAAGTTTACCTGTTCTACTGTGTAACTACCATTGATGACATCATTAAAGGTGTAGTTACCATTCGCATCAGTGGTGGTAGTCGCCACTACTGTGGTGCCTTGTTTTAAGTTAACTGTTACTCCACTTAGGTTTACATCCCCACTATCATTGCCATCGATATCTTCTTTGACGTTTCCACTGATAATACCTTTTCTTTCATCAATGAAGTTATTACCGGTATTCGTTTGTGCTGCCACCACTGTTACGGTAATTTGGTTTAAGTTTGCTCCACCATCCTTATCTGATACATCAAAGTAAGTTGCATTAAGGTTAGTTTGCCTGATTCTGTAAGTACCAGCGACAAGATTGTCAAAACTATAAAACCCTGATGCGTTGGTGATGGCTGTTCCCACTACCGTTGCACCACTGGTACCACTAAGTAGGGTAATCGTTACTCCACTAATAGGGGTATCCCCTGTATTATTGTTGTCGATGTCTTCTAATACCGTTCCTGTAATTGCTCCCCTCGTGTTATTTATAGGGGTAGAAACGGAAGCAGTTTTGGTTGATAATCCTTCAAGAGTAACGGTAACAACGTTATCGATTTTAGCATTCCCCCCACCATTACTGGTGAGGTCAGCTTGAGTAACTGTGTAGCTTCCTGTATAAATAAATGTTTGATTTTTACCTAGTACATTAGGATCAAAAGGGTCGTTTATAATAGGATTACCGTCCACACCTACTTTATTAGGACCTGTTAACGTTAAAGAGAATGAACCTTCAACCAAGTCTGTCACCACAATATTTTGTAAAGGTAAAACTGTGGGATTAGTGACGGTAATGACGTAATTGATTATGTCTCCAGCTTGATCAACAATACCATCATTTTCAACGCTACCATCCGGATTGACAATGCTAACAACTCGCTTATTAACATCAGGAACACCCACGGGCAGAACTAAAGTTCCTAAGTCAAGAGCAAAATCATCATTTCCTCCTGAACGAAAAGGGTCTTGACCCCAAGTATAAGCGGTGTCAATCAAAGTACCCGTGGGCGTTAATCCATTAGTCCCAGTGAAACCACTACTAGCAATGATGATGGCACCGCTCATATCCTCATCGCCTTGAGCTGCAAGGCGATAAGTCGCTCCATCTGTTATTCCTCCCAAATCAACTGGATCATAAGATTGTGCCGAGCTAGTATTTACCGTACGATCTGAATTAAATATCCCTTGTAAAACGGTAGTTTTTGTAGTGTCAGCAAAGCGAATAGAATCTAATCGAGAGACTTGATTAGGGGTTCTGTAGTCATAGTTACCATCTCCATCGAAATCGACAAAAAGATAAGCATTTTCAGTAGGGGAAGCCCAAACTACACTACGGCTTGACCCGATTGGATCATTCGCTGCACCAGTGTTACCCTGACCGTTGCTAACTAAGGCAAGAGGAGATAATTCTTTTCTGGGTAAAAGTGGAAAACCCCAATCAAAAAATTGACCACTATCGTCAGCATCAATACTAGCAAAGGCATAAAAGTTAAGTCCGTTGGCGGAGGCATTTATAATGTCATTACCAGTTAAAGCTGTTGTAGCTGTATTGGTGAAGAAACGAATTCCAGAATAGTTATCTCCCGACAAATTAATTGCACCACTATCAGTATCGATTTCAATAAAGCGGGTGCTATTAGCGTTTATTGTAAAAGAGCCTGATGGAGATTTGGCTCCTTCGTAATATACTCTGATCTGACTATTATTGGGGTTGAAAAAGAAAAAGCCTGTAGAGCCTGTTTCTTCAGCAACGGGAGAAATGTAGTCATTAGACCAGTCATCACGGGGAATAAGCGTCCCCCACCGTAACTCATAGGTACTACCTACATCTCCAGCTAAGAAATAAGCCTGAATCCCTTTGTTGGAAGTAATAGTATCACCAACATCAACACCAGTAAATACACGGGTTTCGCCTTTATTAAGAGTTACGCCAGGAACGTTGTTAGCGGAGTTTGAAAAATCAGTATAGTTAACAACGGTATTATCTTCTCCTGCTTGGACATAAACAACCGTAGCCTCAAAGCCTCCTGTATTGGTTCTATTCCCACCTGTCGTTGGTAAGCCCACCGTGGAGGTTGGACCAACTGGAATGGTATAGTTAGTACCCCAAAGTTTTGTTTCGATAATTTCCGTCGCACCTGCAATTACAGGGCCCGGATCAAGGGGAAAGGCAAAGCGAGTAATGGCGATGGGGAAAGTTGCACTGATGAGGTCTCGCCCATCAAAGAAGATGTTGGCATTAGTACGGTTACTGGTAATATCACTTTCTAGTTTTAAGGCTTCTCCTCCCACAAATAGATCATTCATTGTTACCGGGGC
Proteins encoded in this window:
- a CDS encoding carboxypeptidase regulatory-like domain-containing protein; this encodes MLTTFDSINPANVPNDAIIKSVISVGVVAEGTIIYYDHWEDGYEADLANPTQSTTQVWGDGDLTNGIAPVTMNDLFVGGEALKLESDITSNRTNANIFFDGRDLISATFPIAITRFAFPLDPGPVIAGATEIIETKLWGTNYTIPVGPTSTVGLPTTGGNRTNTGGFEATVVYVQAGEDNTVVNYTDFSNSANNVPGVTLNKGETRVFTGVDVGDTITSNKGIQAYFLAGDVGSTYELRWGTLIPRDDWSNDYISPVAEETGSTGFFFFNPNNSQIRVYYEGAKSPSGSFTINANSTRFIEIDTDSGAINLSGDNYSGIRFFTNTATTALTGNDIINASANGLNFYAFASIDADDSGQFFDWGFPLLPRKELSPLALVSNGQGNTGAANDPIGSSRSVVWASPTENAYLFVDFDGDGNYDYRTPNQVSRLDSIRFADTTKTTVLQGIFNSDRTVNTSSAQSYDPVDLGGITDGATYRLAAQGDEDMSGAIIIASSGFTGTNGLTPTGTLIDTAYTWGQDPFRSGGNDDFALDLGTLVLPVGVPDVNKRVVSIVNPDGSVENDGIVDQAGDIINYVITVTNPTVLPLQNIVVTDLVEGSFSLTLTGPNKVGVDGNPIINDPFDPNVLGKNQTFIYTGSYTVTQADLTSNGGGNAKIDNVVTVTLEGLSTKTASVSTPINNTRGAITGTVLEDIDNNNTGDTPISGVTITLLSGTSGATVVGTAITNASGFYSFDNLVAGTYRIRQTNLNATYFDVSDKDGGANLNQITVTVVAAQTNTGNNFIDERKGIISGNVKEDIDGNDSGDVNLSGVTVNLKQGTTVVATTTTDANGNYTFNDVINGSYTVEQVNLNNTYFDVSDTQAPNDSLINVTISSGQTSSGNNFVDERKGIISGNVKEDIDGNDSGDVNLSGVTVNLKQGTTVVATTTTDANGNYTFNDVINGSYTVEQVNLNNTYFDVSDTQAPNDSLINVTISTGQTSSGNNFVDERKGIISGTILNDANGDNEFDSGDTPISGVTLELLNGTNVIATATTDGDGDYSFEGIENGNYTIRQTQPANFDSVKEIDGNNDNLIAVTVSGGNDVTGQDFLEDLQTATISGTVLEDANDDGMIDGGDTPISGVTVELLDGTTVIATDVTDGNGNYSFEGIENGNYTIRQTQPAGFDSVTDVDGGTDNIIAVTVSGGVDVTGQDFLEDLQTATISGTVLEDRTGDGFSGDDVAIRNSLVALLNGTTVVATTRSDVGGNYSFTNLNAGNYSIVQTNLTSVYRDVTDIDGNGNGKSKIDVTLAGGDNLTGQNFLDLRLGSINGNVYTDTNRDGEITVGDIALQSVTVQLLSGTTVIAQTLTNSFGGYSFNNLNPGNYTVREVNLPDYDDVKDLDGGDPNNIAVALLSGQVSNGNNFLDVIKYGSISGTVFDDKGTLGAFDGSDVSLSGVKIELLSGTTVIASTTTDGSGNYSFIDLDPGSYTVRQTNLSGYTDVTDIDGGNANLINVSVAPDQDVTGRDFLDTVPLSSIFGSVFDDTFGATDNAFDGGDTPIAGVTITLSDGTNTFTAQTDANGDYSFTNLAQGTYTITQSDLVGYNSVTDSESDTTNPEFNTITVTLTGGSSTGNNFLDESVLGSIAGNVFSDTTYDQTLDGQNETPLNAVTVQLLSGTNVISSTTTVNGAYSFTGLNAGNYTVRQTNLPNFGNVADVQGANDNLIAVAVGAGQNVTGQNFLDVELGRISGLVFEDKNANNVYDNGTDTLITSSNQTIFIDLYDSNDQYLVTRIADQNGAYVFDNLFPDTYKVVQRNQPVGYNDGFDSTGLSSPQDIVPNSDQTDQLTGLTINPGTTLINHNFGEVMPVGQKNIINGTGGRDTITGTTGGDFITGLKGTDFLTGGGGDDHFFYNISVDNVALEVPEPSALLGLITIGGLGFLGGRGKKK